The nucleotide sequence CCGGTCGCGCCGGCCCAGGATGAGCGCATGTCCTTGCGCGTCACCGCGCCCTCGCCAAGGATTTTCAGCGCGAGAATGAACTCATTGCGGTATGTGTCCTTACGCCGGCCGACATAGGCCTGTGTCGCGAGCACGCGGACGAGATCGTAGGGCAGCGTATAGCGGCCATAGTCGGTCTCGCGGCCCCAGATCGCGAGCATGACGGTCGCGGGCACGCCGGAGCTTTTCTCGATCTGCGTCAGCGCAGGGCGATATTTTTGCAGCAACCGCTGTCCCTCGCCCGCAAGCCGCGCGATCGAGGCTTCCCTGATGTAGTCCGCCGGCACCTGCACGAACTCGGCCTGCGACGGCGCGCCGGTCGCGGGCCGTCCCGGCAGGATCAAATCGGGCAGCTTGTAGTCCGGCTCGAGTCCGCGCGTCTGTTCGTCGAACGTCGCGCGCGACACGCCGGCCGCCTGCGCCTCCGGCCAGAGCGAGGCGATGAACTGGCTAAAGGCGGCATCGGCCGCCCGGGCGGACGACCAGCCGCAGGTGAGCACAATCACTGCAGCGATGAGCGTCCGCCGCATCATGCTGAAATCACCGCGTCAGCTTCTTGTACTTCACGCGGTGCGGGATGATGCTGTCCTGGCCGAGCCGGCGCATCTTGTCCTTCTCGTAGTCCTGGAAGTTGCCCTCGAACCATTCGACATGGCTGTCGCCTTCGAACGCGAGGATGTGGGTGGCGATGCGGTCGAGGAACCAGCGATCGTGGCTGATGATGACAGCGCAGCCGGCGAAATCCTCCAGCGCCTCTTCGAGCGCGCGCAGCGTGTCGACGTCGAGATCGTTGGTCGGTTCGTCGAGCAGCAGCACGTTGGCGCCGGACTTGAGCATCTTGGCGAGATGCACGCGGTTGCGCTCACCGCCGGAGAGCGCGCCGACTTTCTTCTGCTGGTCCGCGCCCTTGAAGTTGAATGCCGAGCAGTAGCCGCGCGAGTTCACTTCCTTCTTGCCGAGCAGGATCAGCTCGTTGCCGCCGGAGATCTCCTCCCACACGGTCTTGTTGCCTTCGAGCGCATCGCGCGACTGGTCGACATAGCCGAGATGCACGGTTTCGCCGACCGTGATGGTGCCCTTGTCCGGGGTCTCCTGCTTGGTGATCATCTTGAACAGCGTGGTCTTGCCGGCGCCGTTGGCGCCGATCACGCCGACGATGCCACCGGGCGGCAGCTTGAAGGTGAGATCGTCGATCAGAAGGCGATCGCCAAAGCCTTTGCTGAGGCCCTCGAAGTCGACCACGTTGGCGCCGAGACGTTCGGCGACGGGAATGATGATCTGCGCGGTCTGGGTCTGCTTCTCGCTCGCCTTCTTGAGCAGCTCCTCATAGCGCTGATAACGCGCCTTGGATTTGGCTTGACGTGCCTTCGGCGAGGACGCGACCCACTCCTGCTCGCGAGCGAGCGTCTTCTGGTGGGCAGCCTCCTCGCGACCCTCCTGCTCCAGGCGC is from Bradyrhizobium sp. ISRA430 and encodes:
- the ettA gene encoding energy-dependent translational throttle protein EttA; translation: MARQFIYFMQGLTKSYPTRKVLDNIHLSFYPDAKIGVLGVNGSGKSTLLKIMAGLDKEYSGEAWVAEGARVGYLEQEPHLDPKLSVRENVMQGVAKQKAILDRYNELAVNYSDETADEMTKLQDEIEAQSLWDLDSKVDQAMDALRCPPDDADVTKLSGGERRRVALCRLLLDQPELLLLDEPTNHLDAESVSWLEGHLRNYPGAILIVTHDRYFLDNVTGWILELDRGRGIPYEGNYSSWLVQKQKRLEQEGREEAAHQKTLAREQEWVASSPKARQAKSKARYQRYEELLKKASEKQTQTAQIIIPVAERLGANVVDFEGLSKGFGDRLLIDDLTFKLPPGGIVGVIGANGAGKTTLFKMITKQETPDKGTITVGETVHLGYVDQSRDALEGNKTVWEEISGGNELILLGKKEVNSRGYCSAFNFKGADQQKKVGALSGGERNRVHLAKMLKSGANVLLLDEPTNDLDVDTLRALEEALEDFAGCAVIISHDRWFLDRIATHILAFEGDSHVEWFEGNFQDYEKDKMRRLGQDSIIPHRVKYKKLTR